The genomic region GGGCAACGGCCGGCTGATCATGGTCACCAGCTCGCTGCCCAGCGAGGGCAAGACCTTCTCGGCCATCAACCTGGCCATCAGCATCGCCATCGGGGGTGAACACCCGGTGCTGCTGATCGATGCCGACATCGCACGTCCCAGCGTCTCCAACACGCTGCAGCTGGACATCCCCGACGAAGTCGGCCTGACCGATTACCTGGAAGACCCCACAATCCCCATCAGCGAGCTGCTGCACGAGACCTCCGTGCCCGGGCTGTCGCTGATGACGGCCGGCCACCTGAATCATCGTCCGGTGGATCTGCTGGCCTCGAACAACATGGCGCAGCTGGTCGAGCGGCTCAAGACCATGCTGCCGCACCATGTGATCATCTTCGATACGCCCCCGCTGCTGCCCGTCACCGAGACCCGCTCGCTGTCGGCCCTGGTGGGGCAGGTGATGCTGGTGGTCGCTGCCGGCGAGACGCCGCGCAGTGCCGTCAACGAGTCGTTGCTTCAGCTTGAGAATTGCGAGGCTGTCGGCCTGCTGTTCAACAAGGCCCCCGTACAGCCCAAAGCACCCGCTTACTACGGATACTGAGCATGTACAAATCATTTTTCGGATTGAAGTCCAAGCCGTTCCGACTGAATCCGCACCTGCGCTTCCTCTTCAACAGCGAGGCCATCCAGCGCGCAGTCAACACCCTGAAGTACGGGCTGTATCAGCGTGAGGGGCTGGTGCTGCTGACCGGCGCCCCGGGCTGCGGCAAGACCATGCTGGTGCAGAACGTCAGCCGCCGCCTGCCCGACGCCGGCATCCAGGTCTTCACCATCGCCACGCCCCGTGCCAACGGCCATTCGCTGCTGCTGCAGATCTTTGCCGCCCTGGGGCTGGACGTGCCGGCCGACGCCGACACGGCGCAGCTGCTGCGCACGCTGCAGAAATACCTGCTGGGTGAAGTCCAGGCCAACCGCCGGCTGCTGCTGGTCATCGACGAAGCCCACAACCTCGAGGACGATGCGCTAGAGGTGGTGCGGCTGCTCTCGGACATGCAGCTCAACGGCAACCTGCTGCTGCAGATCTTCCTGGTGGCGCAGCCCGTGCTGCGCGCACGCCTGGCCACGCCCCGTCTGGATGCCCTGCGCCAGCGCTTCCTCGTCACCGATCACATCGACGGCCTGACGC from Lautropia mirabilis harbors:
- a CDS encoding ExeA family protein produces the protein MYKSFFGLKSKPFRLNPHLRFLFNSEAIQRAVNTLKYGLYQREGLVLLTGAPGCGKTMLVQNVSRRLPDAGIQVFTIATPRANGHSLLLQIFAALGLDVPADADTAQLLRTLQKYLLGEVQANRRLLLVIDEAHNLEDDALEVVRLLSDMQLNGNLLLQIFLVAQPVLRARLATPRLDALRQRFLVTDHIDGLTPEEVPQYIQKRMQQAGWQGDTPFDAEAIERIQQATDGNPRQVNILCERLLTQAYVEEKTRVTLTDVDNTLQDMEDEWRTSVTVADNPSASKSARLQDMERRMASLDASLDQISQVTNTILVRLDGLRQG